One Pseudorasbora parva isolate DD20220531a chromosome 8, ASM2467924v1, whole genome shotgun sequence DNA window includes the following coding sequences:
- the LOC137084482 gene encoding involucrin-like — MDHRETTRAEQRELKTTRVEQTEQKTIRVKRKTNRMEQSEQKTIRVKQKTNRVEQCKQKTNRVEQSEQKTNRVEQSEQKPIRAEQKTNRVEQSEQKTNRVEQSEQKTTRVKQKTNRVEQGKQKTNRVEQSEQKPIRAEQKTGKVKQSEQKTNRVEQSYQKTIRVKQKTNRVEQSEQKTTKAKQTRAEDQHGEAVRAEDHQGEAEDQYGGAIRAESHQGGADRAEDHQGVADRAEDQHGGAVRAENHQGGAEDQQGGAIRVEHHQGGAEDQQGGAVRVEHHQGGAEDQQGGTVRAEDHQGGAVRAEDQQGGAIRVENHQGGAEDQQGGAIRVEHHQGGAEDQQGGAIRVEHHQGGAEDQQGGAIRVEHHQGGAEDQHGKTVRAEDHQGGAVRAEDHQGEAEDHQGEGDRVEDHQVGTAGGEDHQGGAVRAENHQG, encoded by the coding sequence ATGGACCATCGGGAAACCACCAGGGCAGAGCAGAGGGAGCTGAAGACTACCAGGGTGGAGCAGACAGAGCAGAAGACCATCAGGGTGAAGCGGAAGACCAATAGGATGGAGCAGTCAGAGCAGAAAACCATCAGGGTGAAGCAGAAGACCAACAGGGTGGAGCAGTGCAAGCAGAAGACCAATAGGGTGGAGCAGTCAGAGCAGAAGACCAATAGGGTGGAGCAGTCAGAGCAGAAACCCATCAGGGCGGAGCAGAAGACCAATAGGGTGGAGCAGTCAGAGCAGAAGACCAATAGGGTGGAGCAGTCAGAGCAGAAGACCACCAGGGTGAAGCAGAAGACCAACAGGGTAGAGCAGGGCAAGCAGAAGACCAATAGGGTGGAGCAGTCAGAGCAGAAACCCATCAGGGCGGAGCAGAAGACCGGCAAGGTGAAGCAGTCAGAGCAGAAGACCAATAGGGTGGAGCAGTCATATCAGAAGACCATCAGGGTGAAGCAGAAGACCAATAGGGTGGAGCAGTCGGAGCAGAAGACCACCAAAGCGAAGCAGACAAGAGCAGAAGACCAACATGGTGAAGCAGTCAGAGCAGAAGACCATCAGGGTGAAGCAGAAGACCAATATGGTGGAGCAATCAGAGCAGAAAGCCATCAGGGCGGAGCAGACAGAGCAGAAGACCACCAGGGCGTAGCAGACAGAGCAGAAGACCAACATGGTGGAGCAGTCAGAGCAGAAAACCATCAAGGCGGAGCAGAAGACCAACAGGGTGGAGCAATCAGAGTAGAACACCATCAGGGTGGAGCAGAAGACCAACAGGGTGGAGCAGTCAGAGTAGAACACCATCAGGGTGGAGCAGAAGACCAACAGGGTGGAACTGTCAGAGCAGAAGACCATCAGGGGGGAGCAGTCAGAGCAGAAGACCAACAGGGTGGAGCAATCAGAGTAGAAAACCATCAGGGCGGAGCAGAAGACCAACAGGGTGGAGCAATCAGAGTAGAACACCATCAGGGTGGAGCAGAAGACCAACAGGGTGGAGCAATCAGAGTAGAACACCATCAGGGTGGAGCAGAAGACCAACAGGGTGGAGCAATCAGAGTAGAACACCATCAGGGTGGAGCAGAAGACCAACACGGTAAAACTGTCAGAGCAGAAGACCATCAGGGTGGAGCAGTCAGAGCAGAAGACCATCAGGGTGAAGCAGAAGACCATCAGGGTGAAGGAGACAGAGTAGAAGATCACCAGGTTGGAACAGCAGGAGGAGAAGACCACCAGGGTGGAGCAGTCAGAGCAGAAAACCATCAGGGCTGA